In Bacteroidota bacterium, a single window of DNA contains:
- the dnaJ gene encoding molecular chaperone DnaJ yields MAKRDFYEILGVAKGANESEIKKAYRQMAIKYHPDKNPGDKASEEKFKEAAEAYEVLSNPDKKAKYDRFGHEGVGGPGGHGPGGHMNMDDIFSNFGDIFGEGGQFGSFFGGGGGGGQRQRVGSNIRIKVKLTLQEVAHGAEKKLKINKQVTCNTCSGSGAKDKSSVKTCNTCGGSGQVRRVQNSFLGQIQTQSTCPTCHGNGTMIAANCTSCHGSGRVFGEEVIDIKIPAGVSEGMQMSVNGKGNVPERGGRAGDLIVQFEEIEDPVLKRDGQNVLFDLHLSFPDAVVGKQIEVPTVDGKVKVTIKAGVQAGEILRLRGKGLPSVNSHGKGDQLIYVNIWTPQKLSSEEKAIIEKLSQSENFKPKPAGHKGFMDKIREFFS; encoded by the coding sequence ATGGCAAAAAGAGATTTTTACGAAATACTAGGTGTGGCAAAGGGTGCCAACGAGTCTGAAATTAAAAAGGCATATAGACAGATGGCTATTAAATACCATCCCGATAAAAACCCTGGCGACAAAGCCTCAGAAGAAAAATTTAAAGAAGCGGCGGAAGCTTATGAAGTATTAAGCAACCCCGACAAAAAAGCAAAGTACGATCGTTTCGGTCATGAAGGCGTGGGTGGCCCTGGTGGTCACGGTCCTGGTGGGCACATGAATATGGACGATATATTCTCAAATTTTGGAGATATATTTGGCGAAGGTGGTCAGTTTGGAAGTTTCTTCGGTGGAGGTGGAGGAGGCGGACAACGCCAACGTGTGGGAAGCAATATCCGGATTAAAGTGAAACTCACATTGCAAGAAGTTGCACATGGTGCTGAGAAAAAACTCAAGATAAATAAACAAGTTACTTGTAATACTTGTAGCGGAAGTGGAGCCAAAGATAAAAGTTCAGTGAAAACTTGTAATACCTGTGGCGGAAGTGGCCAAGTAAGGCGTGTACAAAATTCTTTTTTAGGCCAGATACAAACGCAAAGTACCTGTCCCACTTGCCATGGCAATGGAACTATGATAGCGGCAAATTGTACTAGTTGTCATGGATCGGGAAGAGTTTTTGGTGAAGAAGTGATTGATATAAAAATTCCTGCGGGTGTGAGTGAAGGCATGCAAATGAGTGTAAATGGAAAAGGTAATGTGCCCGAACGTGGCGGCCGTGCGGGCGATTTAATTGTACAATTTGAAGAGATAGAAGACCCAGTATTAAAACGTGATGGGCAAAATGTATTATTCGATTTACATTTGAGTTTCCCTGATGCGGTTGTGGGCAAACAAATAGAAGTACCCACAGTTGATGGGAAAGTGAAAGTTACTATTAAAGCAGGTGTGCAAGCAGGAGAAATATTAAGGTTGCGTGGCAAAGGATTGCCTTCAGTAAACTCTCATGGCAAAGGCGACCAATTAATATATGTGAATATTTGGACGCCACAAAAACTGAGTAGCGAAGAAAAAGCTATCATCGAAAAACTATCACAATCTGAGAATTTCAAACCCAAGCCAGCAGGTCATAAGGGTTTTATGGATAAGATCAGGGAGTTTTTTAGTTAA